One part of the Bacteroidia bacterium genome encodes these proteins:
- a CDS encoding T9SS type A sorting domain-containing protein, producing MGTIFYLTFPDIDRWDKELRIIDISGQEVISDKIPVQSQEMMINTQELAEGIYFVRIEMGLKLGTHKIVVRH from the coding sequence ATGGGGACAATATTTTATCTGACATTTCCGGATATAGATAGGTGGGATAAAGAACTTCGGATAATCGATATATCTGGACAGGAAGTTATCTCAGATAAAATTCCTGTACAAAGCCAGGAAATGATGATTAATACCCAAGAATTAGCAGAGGGGATTTATTTTGTCCGGATTGAAATGGGACTCAAACTTGGAACACATAAAATAGTTGTTCGCCATTAA
- a CDS encoding SPOR domain-containing protein: protein MNVPLSMFVGKQIYRIFIVSCLLAFLPVSGLFAQNGSSYYLVVGSFNSYESALSGKVKIEAKYNRPAELLLPDSRDRSSRYRVSVYRSNNRSEVSQVSTSFKRKGMDGGWILSMARPTVPSAVMRGSGATQRLSENSAAYRNGLPTYYVITGSFQTYEQADRARLKKIEDGFDAEILFPEKEGGSYKVSVLPSSTKKMAQTYSALLKRRGTSNWIFTSENGAFAGASPAMVSRSNDAAKVISASSPEIKDLGQAIPVGNYYIIGGSFNNFEQAGDFKESMARKGINAEILWPKKDGGNYRVSVFRATSRAAASERNKQLKQNGVLKNGWILAQ, encoded by the coding sequence ATGAATGTACCGTTAAGCATGTTCGTAGGGAAGCAAATTTACCGCATTTTTATTGTTAGCTGTCTCCTGGCTTTTTTGCCAGTGAGTGGCCTATTTGCCCAGAATGGGAGTTCTTATTACCTGGTTGTGGGTAGTTTCAACAGCTATGAGTCCGCACTATCTGGCAAAGTTAAGATAGAAGCGAAATATAATCGCCCGGCAGAGCTCCTTCTCCCTGATTCCCGCGACAGATCTTCCAGATATCGCGTATCTGTTTATCGCTCCAACAATCGCTCTGAAGTAAGTCAGGTATCCACTTCTTTTAAGCGAAAAGGAATGGATGGAGGCTGGATTCTTTCTATGGCCAGACCGACAGTACCCTCTGCAGTTATGAGAGGATCAGGCGCCACGCAAAGGCTAAGTGAAAACTCTGCTGCCTATAGAAATGGGCTCCCAACTTATTATGTCATAACAGGAAGCTTCCAAACCTATGAGCAGGCTGATAGAGCCCGCTTGAAAAAGATTGAAGATGGATTTGATGCTGAAATACTTTTCCCCGAAAAAGAAGGAGGAAGTTATAAGGTATCTGTTCTACCCTCCAGCACCAAGAAGATGGCACAAACCTATAGTGCCCTTCTCAAGCGTAGGGGAACTTCCAATTGGATATTCACTTCAGAAAATGGAGCTTTTGCAGGAGCAAGTCCTGCTATGGTAAGCCGTTCCAATGATGCTGCCAAGGTCATCAGTGCTTCTTCACCTGAGATCAAAGATCTGGGCCAGGCCATTCCTGTAGGAAACTATTACATCATTGGAGGAAGTTTCAATAATTTTGAACAAGCCGGTGATTTCAAAGAAAGCATGGCCCGTAAAGGCATCAATGCTGAAATCCTCTGGCCAAAGAAAGATGGAGGAAACTATCGGGTATCTGTATTCCGCGCTACGAGCAGAGCAGCTGCCTCAGAGAGAAATAAACAACTTAAACAAAACGGTGTCCTGAAAAACGGCTGGATTCTGGCTCAATAG
- a CDS encoding SPOR domain-containing protein: MNINIDIYLRGAFQELSAFSIPDIGTFRKINRGSWIDESGLHLHPPGTDIEFSTEIDPTILLSTYFTDKIKLEEEVAEQISTQIRQVILHELRQKGKFEIAEIGLLKKGDNHILTFEHYENKSNNLSEDYFGLSPINIKEPTTEIATYRKNTDMKKPDRPESKKILSLTGLKSILLVALLTALCAFIISESPITVHRSSLSQGVKVRFNAPESVEDRLAARRPAEKRSDTEEELLITEAEQIPAQEVEDAGSTQTEPATSTSREIPEKKSSPQEEEVVPAIEDLLAEGPATDNPSLGRSRGQDDIPADANARLSRSADEDTEATQYHLIVGSFKSLNSANKAVSKWKTQGYDAIVLFPAAGSSLTHRVSVYKSFTRSDVESFANKLKAKGKKSTWIFEDKKQN; this comes from the coding sequence ATGAATATTAATATCGACATATATCTCAGAGGCGCCTTTCAGGAATTGTCTGCATTTTCAATCCCTGATATAGGAACTTTTCGCAAGATAAATCGAGGCTCCTGGATTGATGAATCTGGTCTTCATTTGCATCCTCCTGGAACAGATATTGAGTTTAGCACGGAAATTGATCCCACTATATTATTATCAACTTATTTTACTGATAAGATTAAATTAGAGGAGGAAGTCGCGGAGCAAATCAGTACACAGATCAGGCAAGTTATCCTGCATGAGCTACGGCAGAAGGGAAAGTTTGAAATCGCGGAAATTGGCTTGTTAAAGAAAGGCGATAATCATATATTAACATTTGAACACTACGAAAATAAATCAAATAATTTATCTGAAGATTACTTTGGCCTGAGTCCAATCAACATTAAAGAACCCACTACTGAAATCGCGACTTATCGCAAAAACACAGACATGAAGAAACCAGACCGTCCTGAGTCCAAAAAAATTCTCAGTTTAACTGGACTAAAGTCTATCTTGCTCGTTGCTCTTCTTACTGCACTTTGTGCCTTCATTATTAGTGAAAGTCCTATAACTGTTCACCGTTCCAGCCTAAGCCAGGGTGTGAAAGTTCGGTTCAATGCTCCTGAAAGCGTTGAAGATCGACTTGCCGCTCGTCGTCCGGCTGAAAAAAGATCAGATACAGAAGAAGAGTTATTAATTACAGAAGCGGAGCAGATTCCTGCTCAAGAAGTTGAAGATGCCGGTTCAACTCAAACTGAACCAGCAACATCTACAAGCCGTGAAATTCCTGAGAAGAAATCAAGCCCTCAGGAAGAAGAAGTTGTTCCTGCAATTGAAGATTTGCTTGCAGAAGGACCCGCAACTGATAATCCATCCCTCGGAAGAAGCCGTGGTCAGGATGACATCCCTGCGGACGCCAATGCAAGGCTTAGCAGAAGCGCTGATGAAGATACTGAAGCCACCCAATACCATTTGATTGTTGGGAGTTTTAAATCTCTTAATTCAGCCAACAAAGCCGTGTCAAAATGGAAAACCCAAGGCTATGATGCCATTGTATTATTTCCAGCTGCAGGTTCATCTTTGACGCATAGAGTATCTGTTTATAAAAGCTTTACTCGCTCGGATGTAGAGAGTTTTGCCAACAAGTTGAAGGCAAAAGGAAAAAAATCCACCTGGATTTTTGAGGATAAAAAACAGAATTAA